The genome window AAAATTGACAGTAGAATAGAATTTGAAAAAGTCCAAAATTTTCAAGCAAGAGGTTATAAAGCCTTTTTAGGTAAGGATGAATTTTTGGGAGGAAATGAGAAATTTTTCAAGGAAAACCATATACAAGTACAAGAATTTCAAACTACGCATTTTATATTTGCTAAAAATAAAACCATATTAGCAGTTTTTGAATTAGAAGATAGTATAAGAGAAAGCTCTGAAGAGTTGATCAAATTTATGAAAGAATGTAAAATGCAAATTTATATGTTAAGTGGTGATAATTTACATGCTGTAAGTAAGGTGGCTGAAAAATTAAAAATAAATAATTTCAAAGCCTCGTGTATGCCAGAAGATAAAATGCAAACAATAGCTAATTTAAATCAAATAGGCAAGGTTTTAATGATAGGGGATGGGGTAAATGATGCTTTAGCGCTTTCTTATGCAGGTGTTGGAGTTTCTTTAAAAGAAGGATCTGAGCTTGCTATGGAAAATAGCGATATTATATTGTTAAAAAATGACTTAAAAAGTTTGCAAAAGGCTATGCAAATAGCTAAAAAAACTTATCAAATTATTAAACAAAATTTAGCTTTTTCTTTGCTTTACAATGCTTTGAGTATGCCTTTAGCTTTTTTTGGTTTGATCAATCCTTTAATTGCAGCCTTATCGATGTCTTTTAGTAGTATAATAGTAATTTTAAATGCTTTAAGGATAAAAAAGTGAATGGTGTTTTGATGATGATGATAGGTGTTTCTTTGGTTGCTTTATTTTTGGCAATTTGTGCTTTGCTTTGGGGTATAAAGAATAAGCAATTTGATGATGATTATAAATTTACTACTTTAAATGATAGTGAAGATGCTTTAAATGATGCGGTAATTTTAGACAAAAGAAAAAAAGAAGCCTTGGAAAAGAATAAAAAACAGCCATAAAGGCTGTTGAATTATTTTTTTAAGCTTTCGATATATTCTTCAATAGCTTTAAAATCTTCTTCTGTTAAACCTTTAAGGTTGATTTTCATAATTGCGCCTTGGCCATAAGCATTTCTTTTACCTGCTGCATAATCTTTCATGTATTGTAATCTTTCAGCTGCAGTTAGAGAATTTAAAGCAGGAACTTTATTAAGGTAAACTTTATCTGCTTTAGCACCGTGGCACACTGCACATTTTTTATAAAGTGTAGCACCATCTGCAGCAAAAGCTGAAACGCCAAGACATGCTAAAGCTGATAAAACAAGTAGCTTTTTCATTGTATCACTCCTATATAAATTGAAAATAAAATGTTTTTAATTATAAGATTTTTTTATTTAAAGTCCCTTAAAATTTTTTACTTGATAAATTATAAAAATCTTAATAAAAATACATTATAATTTTTTTATGAAAACAAAGGCATTATTTTTAGATAGAGATGGGGTTATTAATATAGATAAAAAATACGTTCATAAAATTGAAGATTTTGAATTTTGTGAAGGTATTTTTGAACTTTGTAAATTTTTCCAAAAGCAAAATTTTTTAATTTTTGCAGTCACTAATCAATCGGGTATTGCAAGAGCTTATTATAATGAAAAAGATTTTGAAATTTTAAGTTCATATATGCTGGATGAATTTTTAAAAAGAAATATTAAAATAGCAAAAATTTATCATTGTCCACATTTGGTAAATTGTGAATGTCGTAAGCCAAAACCTGGTATGCTTTTAAAAGCACAAAAAGAATTTAATCTAGATTTGTCACAATCTTTTTTTATAGGAGATAATTTAAGTGATATGCAAGCTGGAATTAATGCTGGCATAAAAAATCTATTTTTAATCAATGAAGACTATAATGATGATGAAAACTATAAAGTATTTGAAAATTTAAAAGAACTTTTGCGTTATTTAAAGGATAGAAAATGAAAATAGTGATAACAGGTGGAGCAGGTTTTATAGGTTCTGCCCTTGCTTTAGAGCTTCAGGATAAACACGAAGTTTTGATTGTTGATAAAATGCGCTCAAGCGCTACTTTTGAAAATGGAAATTTAGAAAGTTTTGGTCATTTTAAAAATATTTTAGATTTTGAAGGTGAGCTTTATGTGGGTGATATTAATGATGAAAAAACTTTAAAAGTTATAAAAGCTTTTAAACCTGATGTAATTTTTCATAAAGCTGCAATTTCAGATACAACTGTGTATGATCAAAATAAAGTTTTAAAGACTAATTTAAATACTTTTAAAGATTTTATAGAACTTGCCTTAGAGCTTAATGCAAAATTAATCTATGCAAGTTCAGCTTCAGTTTATGGAGATGCACCAAGCCCACAAACTGTAAATTTAAGTGAAGCTCCTAAAAATCCTTATGCATTTTCAAAATTAATGATGGATAAATTAGCAAAAAAATACTTTGATAAAATGCATATAGTCGGGCTTAGATATTTTAATGTCTATGGCAAAGGAGAATTTTTTAAAAATACCACTGCTTCTATGATTTTGCAATTTGGACATCAAATTTTAGCAGGTAAAAGTCCGCGTTTGTTCGAAGGAAGCGATCGAATTTATCGTGATTTTGTGTATATTAAAGATGTTGTGAGTGCGAATTTGCAAGCTTTAGAAGCAAAAAGTGGAATTTATAATGTAGCCACAGGTAAAGCAAGAACTTTTCAAGATATAGTAGATATTTTACAAAAAGAATTAAATACTAATTATCCTTGTGAATATATTCCTAATCCTTATAAAAATGCCTATCAATTCCATACCCAAGCAAAATTAGATGAGAGTTTTTCGTATAAAGCTAAATTTAGTCTTGAAGAGGGTATAAAAGATTATTTAGATGAGATTAAAAGGCTTTATGAAAAGGAAGTAAATGCTTGATTTTTTAAGTTCTAAAAAGCCAAAAATTTTAGTTGTTGGGGATTTTATGGTGGATCATTATATATGGTGTGATTGCACTAGAATTTCTCCAGAAGCTCCTGTAATGGTAATGAAATCACAAAAAGAAGATAAAAGACTAGGTGGAGCTGGTAATGTATATGCAAATTTAAAAAGTCTTGGCGCTGAGGTTTTTGCTCTAGGGCTTGTGGGTGATGATGAGAGTGGGAGATTTTTAAAAGAGAATTTAAATGCAAAATTATTAGTAGAAAAAGGTAGAAAAACCCCTCTTAAGAGTAGGGTTTTATCACATTCTCAGCAAGTTTTAAGACTTGATGATGAGAATGATTTTGATACTAAATTAGAAGATGAAATTATCAAAGAGTATAAAAAAATCGTAAAAGATTACGATGCAATTATTTTGAGTGATTATGCTAAAGGAGTTTTAACTTCAAAAGTTACAAAGGCTTTGATAGAGTATGCAAATACTTTAAATTTACCTATTTTGATTGATCCAAAAGGAAGTGATTTTAGCAAATATCAAAATGCAACCTTGCTAACTCCAAATAAAAAAGAAGCTACTTTGGCCTTAGGGGTAGAAAAAATAGATAATTTAGAAAAAGCTTTAAAAAAATTAAAAGACGATTTAAATCTAACTTATTCTATTATAACTTTATCTGAAGAAGGAATAGCACTTTTTGATGAAAAATTACATATTATTCCTGCAAAAGCTTTAGAAGTTTATGATGTAACAGGAGCTGGAGATAGTGTTATAGCTATGCTTGCTTATGCTTTGGCTTTAAAGGTTGATATTGTAAAAGCATGTGAGTTAGCAAATGATGCTGCAGCTGTTGTAGTAGCAAAAGTTGGAAGTGTGAGTGTAAGTTTAGAAGAGATAAAAAATCTAAAAAAAGCTTCTTTTGAAGATAAAATTAAAAACAAAGAAGAACTTACAAAATTGATACAAGGTCAAAAAGTAGTTTTTACAAATGGGTGTTTTGATATTATGCATTATGGCCATATAAAATATCTTGAAAAAGCTAAAAAATTAGGAGATATCCTAGTTGTAGGTTTAAATTCAGATGAAAGTGTAAAAAGACTAAAAGGAAACTCAAGACCTATAAATATAGAGTTTCAACGTGCATGTATGCTTGCGAGTATGTATTTTGTAGATTATGTAGTGATTTTTAATGAAGATACTCCTTATAAATTAATAGAGTTTTTAAAACCTGATGTGCTAGTCAAAGGAGCTGATTATAAAGACAAAGAAGTAGTGGGTTCAAATTTAGTAAAAAAAGTAGAATTGATTGACTTTGAAGATGGATTTAGTACTACTAATATAATTAATAGGATTGTAAATGATAAGTAAAATCGAAAAGGAATTTATTCAACATCAAAAAATTTTAGAGCAAAGTTTGAATTTAAAAGAGCAAATTGTTATGGTTGCTCAAGAGTTAAAAGTATGTTTGAAAAATGGAGGGAAAATTTTAATTTGTGGAAATGGTGGAAGCGCTGCAGATAGCCAACATTTTGCAGCCGAACTTAGCGGAAGATATAAAAAAGAAAGAAAGGCTTTAGCTGCTATTGCCCTAAGTACCGATACTTCCGCTTTAAGTGCTATAGGAAATGACTATGGTTTTGAATTTGTTTTTTCAAGACAAGTTGAAGCTTTAGCTAGTGATAATGATGTGTTGATTGGAATTTCTACTAGTGGAAAAAGTCCAAATGTGATTAAAGCTTTTGAAAAAGCTAAAGAAATTGGTACCAAATGTATAGGGCTTAGCGGAAAAGGTGGTGGAGCGATGAATGAATTATGCGAGCATAATATAGTTATTCCAAGTGATGATACAGCTAGAATTCAAGAAATGCATATTTTAATTATACATTGTTTATGTGATTTAATAGAAGAAGAATATTAAGTTTGGGTTATTTTCCCAAACTTAAATAATATTCAATTTGATCTTTTTGTAAAATTCTAATCAAATTTGTACTTCCTGCAACACCTACTGGAAATCCTGCAGTAAGGGTATAAACCCCATCTTTTTTCATAAGACCTTTTTCGACCCCAATTTTTACAGAATTACTTAAAAGTTCTGTTAAATTTTCATGTTTTTCTATTAATATAGCAGGTTGAACTCCCCAAACTATACTTAAAAAATTTAAAGCTTTTTTGGAATGAGTAATAGCTATGATATCCATTTTTGGACGATATCTTGCTGTTTTAACCGCAGAAGCACCGCTACTTGTTATAGTAAAAATTGCATTTGCATTTAAATTAGTTGCTAATTGTGTACTTGATTTAGCAATGATATCGGTTTCATTAAAACATTTAAAATTTTCAAATTTATCATAAGGATAGTTTTTTTCTGTTTCTATAATGGTTTGAGTCATAATATCAACTGCGTTTGCCGGATCGATCCCTATTGCACTTTCTTCGCTAAGCATAACTGCATCAGTGCCATCAAGTACCGCATTGGCAACATCTGAAATTTCAGCTCTTGTGGCAGTTTTAGATTTTGCAAGTGAAAAAAGCATTTGAGTGGCAGTGATGACTGGTTTATTGGCTTCATTGGCCTTTTTAATGATAAGTTTTTGTATATTTGGCACTCTATAATAAGGTACTTCAATGCCTAGATCTCCTCTTGCAACCATAATACCATCGCTACTATTTATAATTTCATCGATATTTTCAACAGCGTCAAATTTTTCTATTTTTGCAAAAATAGCTATTTTAGCATTATTTTCATTGAGTATTTTTTTAACTTCATCAATATCATGAGCATTTTGCACAAAAGATATGGCTAAAAAATCTACATCGTTTTTAATACCCCACGCAAGATCATTTTTATCTTTTTGCGTGATAATATCGATATTAATTTTTGTATTTGGAAAATTAATTCCTTTATTAGAGCTAAGCACTCCACTGTTTTCTACTTGAGTTTGGATAAAATTTTTTTCTATTTGTATAACTTTGGTTTTAATAGAACCATCACAAAGGTAGATATATTCTCCAACCTTT of Campylobacter lari contains these proteins:
- the ccoS gene encoding cbb3-type cytochrome oxidase assembly protein CcoS, whose translation is MNGVLMMMIGVSLVALFLAICALLWGIKNKQFDDDYKFTTLNDSEDALNDAVILDKRKKEALEKNKKQP
- a CDS encoding c-type cytochrome yields the protein MKKLLVLSALACLGVSAFAADGATLYKKCAVCHGAKADKVYLNKVPALNSLTAAERLQYMKDYAAGKRNAYGQGAIMKINLKGLTEEDFKAIEEYIESLKK
- a CDS encoding D-glycero-alpha-D-manno-heptose-1,7-bisphosphate 7-phosphatase, with protein sequence MKTKALFLDRDGVINIDKKYVHKIEDFEFCEGIFELCKFFQKQNFLIFAVTNQSGIARAYYNEKDFEILSSYMLDEFLKRNIKIAKIYHCPHLVNCECRKPKPGMLLKAQKEFNLDLSQSFFIGDNLSDMQAGINAGIKNLFLINEDYNDDENYKVFENLKELLRYLKDRK
- the rfaD gene encoding ADP-glyceromanno-heptose 6-epimerase, producing MKIVITGGAGFIGSALALELQDKHEVLIVDKMRSSATFENGNLESFGHFKNILDFEGELYVGDINDEKTLKVIKAFKPDVIFHKAAISDTTVYDQNKVLKTNLNTFKDFIELALELNAKLIYASSASVYGDAPSPQTVNLSEAPKNPYAFSKLMMDKLAKKYFDKMHIVGLRYFNVYGKGEFFKNTTASMILQFGHQILAGKSPRLFEGSDRIYRDFVYIKDVVSANLQALEAKSGIYNVATGKARTFQDIVDILQKELNTNYPCEYIPNPYKNAYQFHTQAKLDESFSYKAKFSLEEGIKDYLDEIKRLYEKEVNA
- the rfaE1 gene encoding D-glycero-beta-D-manno-heptose-7-phosphate kinase, whose protein sequence is MLDFLSSKKPKILVVGDFMVDHYIWCDCTRISPEAPVMVMKSQKEDKRLGGAGNVYANLKSLGAEVFALGLVGDDESGRFLKENLNAKLLVEKGRKTPLKSRVLSHSQQVLRLDDENDFDTKLEDEIIKEYKKIVKDYDAIILSDYAKGVLTSKVTKALIEYANTLNLPILIDPKGSDFSKYQNATLLTPNKKEATLALGVEKIDNLEKALKKLKDDLNLTYSIITLSEEGIALFDEKLHIIPAKALEVYDVTGAGDSVIAMLAYALALKVDIVKACELANDAAAVVVAKVGSVSVSLEEIKNLKKASFEDKIKNKEELTKLIQGQKVVFTNGCFDIMHYGHIKYLEKAKKLGDILVVGLNSDESVKRLKGNSRPINIEFQRACMLASMYFVDYVVIFNEDTPYKLIEFLKPDVLVKGADYKDKEVVGSNLVKKVELIDFEDGFSTTNIINRIVNDK
- the gmhA gene encoding D-sedoheptulose 7-phosphate isomerase; this translates as MISKIEKEFIQHQKILEQSLNLKEQIVMVAQELKVCLKNGGKILICGNGGSAADSQHFAAELSGRYKKERKALAAIALSTDTSALSAIGNDYGFEFVFSRQVEALASDNDVLIGISTSGKSPNVIKAFEKAKEIGTKCIGLSGKGGGAMNELCEHNIVIPSDDTARIQEMHILIIHCLCDLIEEEY
- the pyk gene encoding pyruvate kinase translates to MLKKTKIVATIGPASENEATIRQMIINGVNVFRLNFSHGTHEYHSQNLATVRKVATELNARIGILQDISGPKIRTLKIPEAFELKNGDRLDFYKDMFEGEKLSNEHYKVCINHPEILSMLKVGEYIYLCDGSIKTKVIQIEKNFIQTQVENSGVLSSNKGINFPNTKINIDIITQKDKNDLAWGIKNDVDFLAISFVQNAHDIDEVKKILNENNAKIAIFAKIEKFDAVENIDEIINSSDGIMVARGDLGIEVPYYRVPNIQKLIIKKANEANKPVITATQMLFSLAKSKTATRAEISDVANAVLDGTDAVMLSEESAIGIDPANAVDIMTQTIIETEKNYPYDKFENFKCFNETDIIAKSSTQLATNLNANAIFTITSSGASAVKTARYRPKMDIIAITHSKKALNFLSIVWGVQPAILIEKHENLTELLSNSVKIGVEKGLMKKDGVYTLTAGFPVGVAGSTNLIRILQKDQIEYYLSLGK